The proteins below come from a single Zhouia spongiae genomic window:
- a CDS encoding lipopolysaccharide biosynthesis protein, giving the protein MSALKKLFKHTFIYGVATVLPRILSFILTPFYIDQLPSEAEFGKFSVIFAYIVFGNVVLSYGMETAFFRFMNKGQRKSDVQSTALTSLAITSVVFGVLAFTFSRHIAQWLELKLDYVLLAIGILVLDALVVIPFAWLRNQEMPLKYSVIKILNVSINFSMNLILFLVISQISLEESEFPGSYMFEDKVNYIFISNLIASLVTLLTVLPLYRKIGLKFNIEVWRRMMKYAMPVLIAGIAFSINEVADKIILNYLLPQDTAKEIVGIYAACYKMGVFMTLFITAFKLGVEPFFFSNADKDDAKKTYASILLYFTIFGSFILLSVVAYSDLLKYILMPKAAYWEALWVVPFILLANLCLGIYHNLSVWYKITDRTRYGAYISVAGACITLALNFLLINKIGYKASAIATLSAYATMMMVSYYYGRKHYPIPYNLKKIGAYLLTSIIMAILSFYVFDRNLYIGTLFVLLFLLMIILLEKNELKKILKRS; this is encoded by the coding sequence TTGAGTGCACTTAAAAAGCTTTTTAAGCATACATTCATTTACGGGGTAGCTACCGTATTACCTCGTATTTTAAGCTTTATCCTGACGCCATTTTATATCGACCAGCTTCCATCTGAAGCTGAGTTTGGCAAATTTTCTGTAATATTTGCATACATTGTTTTTGGAAATGTGGTGTTGTCTTATGGAATGGAGACCGCTTTTTTCAGGTTTATGAATAAAGGTCAACGTAAATCCGATGTTCAATCAACTGCATTAACCTCTTTGGCAATTACTTCTGTTGTTTTTGGGGTGTTAGCGTTTACTTTTAGTCGCCATATAGCACAATGGCTTGAACTTAAATTAGATTACGTCCTTTTAGCTATAGGTATTTTGGTATTGGATGCATTAGTGGTAATCCCATTCGCATGGCTGAGAAACCAGGAGATGCCGCTTAAATATTCAGTTATAAAAATACTTAATGTTAGTATTAATTTCAGTATGAATTTAATTCTGTTTCTTGTAATCTCTCAAATCTCACTAGAAGAATCAGAATTTCCGGGAAGCTATATGTTTGAAGATAAAGTGAATTATATCTTTATTTCTAATCTGATAGCAAGCTTGGTAACTCTTTTAACGGTGTTGCCTCTATACAGGAAAATAGGCCTCAAGTTTAATATTGAAGTATGGAGACGTATGATGAAATATGCAATGCCTGTTTTAATAGCCGGGATAGCATTCTCAATAAATGAAGTGGCTGATAAAATAATATTAAATTATCTATTGCCACAAGACACGGCAAAAGAAATAGTCGGAATTTATGCTGCATGTTACAAAATGGGAGTTTTTATGACCCTGTTTATCACAGCGTTTAAATTGGGTGTTGAGCCGTTCTTCTTCAGTAATGCTGACAAAGATGATGCTAAAAAGACCTACGCCAGCATCTTATTGTATTTTACAATTTTCGGGTCATTTATTCTCTTGTCTGTAGTAGCTTACTCAGATTTGTTAAAGTATATATTAATGCCTAAGGCTGCTTACTGGGAAGCGCTTTGGGTCGTTCCGTTCATTTTACTGGCGAATCTCTGTTTAGGGATATATCACAACCTGTCTGTTTGGTATAAAATTACAGATAGAACAAGATATGGCGCTTATATATCGGTAGCAGGTGCTTGTATTACATTGGCTTTAAACTTTCTTTTAATAAATAAAATAGGATATAAAGCATCAGCTATTGCAACTTTATCTGCTTATGCTACCATGATGATGGTTTCTTATTACTACGGAAGGAAACATTATCCTATTCCATACAATCTTAAAAAGATAGGAGCATATCTGTTAACATCTATAATTATGGCTATATTGTCGTTTTATGTATTTGATAGAAACCTATACATCGGCACCCTGTTTGTTTTATTATTTTTGCTGATGATAATTCTCTTGGAAAAAAACGAACTCAAAAAAATATTGAAAAGATCATGA
- the atpA gene encoding F0F1 ATP synthase subunit alpha: MAEVKAAEVSAILKKQLSNFDATAKLDEVGTVLQVGDGVARVFGLSNAQYGELVEFETGMQGIVLNLEEDNVGIVLLGPSKEIREGDTVKRTQRIASINTGEGIVGRVVDTLGNPIDGKGPIEGELYEMPLERKAPGVIYRQPVNEPLQTGIKSIDAMIPVGRGQRELVIGDRQTGKTTVCIDTILNQKEFYDAGEPVYCIYVAVGQKASTVAAIAKTLEEKGALAYTTIVAANASDPAPMQVYAPFAGAAIGEYFRDTGRPALIIYDDLSKQAVAYRELSLLLRRPPGREAYPGDVFFLHSRLLERAAKVIADDDIAKNMNDLPESLKAVVKGGGSLTALPIIETQAGDVSAYIPTNVISITDGQIFLESDLFNSGVRPAINVGISVSRVGGSAQIKSMKKVAGTLKLDQAQFRELEAFAKFGSDLDAATMNVIEKGKRNVEILKQAQNDPYTVEDQVAIIYAGSKNLLRAVPVEKVKEFERDYIEYLNAKHRDTLDTLKAGKLTDEVIDTLTTVAKELSEKYKG, translated from the coding sequence ATGGCAGAAGTTAAAGCTGCTGAAGTATCAGCAATATTAAAAAAGCAACTATCAAATTTTGATGCTACCGCTAAATTAGACGAGGTAGGAACTGTTTTGCAGGTAGGTGATGGTGTTGCCCGTGTATTTGGTCTTTCTAACGCACAGTATGGTGAGTTGGTAGAGTTCGAAACCGGGATGCAGGGAATCGTTCTTAACTTGGAAGAAGACAACGTAGGTATCGTATTATTAGGGCCTTCAAAAGAGATCAGGGAAGGAGACACGGTAAAACGTACACAACGTATTGCTTCTATTAATACCGGTGAAGGAATTGTAGGACGCGTGGTTGATACTTTAGGAAACCCAATTGACGGTAAAGGACCCATTGAAGGCGAATTGTACGAGATGCCATTAGAGCGTAAAGCTCCGGGGGTTATCTATCGTCAACCGGTGAACGAACCATTACAGACAGGTATCAAGTCTATTGATGCAATGATCCCTGTAGGTAGAGGACAACGTGAGTTGGTGATTGGAGACCGTCAGACTGGTAAAACAACAGTTTGTATCGATACCATCTTAAATCAAAAAGAATTCTATGATGCAGGTGAGCCTGTATATTGTATATATGTGGCTGTAGGGCAGAAAGCATCGACAGTTGCAGCTATTGCAAAAACATTAGAAGAAAAAGGAGCTTTAGCGTATACGACTATTGTAGCCGCTAACGCTTCAGATCCTGCTCCCATGCAGGTATATGCTCCGTTTGCCGGGGCTGCCATCGGTGAGTATTTCCGCGATACCGGTCGTCCGGCATTAATCATTTACGATGATTTATCTAAGCAGGCGGTTGCATATCGTGAGCTGTCATTGTTATTACGTCGTCCTCCAGGCCGTGAAGCATATCCTGGTGACGTATTCTTCCTTCACTCTCGTTTGCTGGAGCGTGCTGCGAAAGTAATCGCTGATGACGATATTGCCAAAAACATGAACGATTTACCGGAATCTTTAAAGGCTGTTGTAAAAGGAGGCGGTTCTTTAACGGCGCTTCCGATTATTGAGACTCAGGCCGGTGACGTTTCTGCATACATCCCGACAAACGTGATTTCAATTACTGACGGACAGATATTCTTAGAATCAGATTTATTTAATTCAGGTGTGCGTCCGGCAATTAACGTTGGTATTTCGGTGTCCCGTGTAGGAGGATCGGCTCAGATTAAATCAATGAAGAAAGTAGCCGGTACTTTGAAATTAGACCAGGCACAGTTCCGTGAACTGGAAGCATTCGCCAAGTTCGGATCTGACCTTGATGCAGCTACCATGAATGTAATCGAAAAAGGGAAGCGTAACGTTGAGATCTTAAAGCAGGCTCAAAACGATCCTTATACGGTAGAAGACCAGGTGGCTATTATCTATGCAGGTTCTAAGAACTTATTGAGAGCGGTTCCTGTAGAGAAAGTAAAAGAGTTTGAAAGAGATTATATAGAGTATCTGAATGCAAAGCATAGAGATACCTTAGATACGCTTAAAGCGGGTAAATTAACAGATGAGGTTATAGACACCTTAACTACGGTGGCTAAAGAATTGTCTGAAAAGTATAAAGGATAA
- the atpG gene encoding ATP synthase F1 subunit gamma yields MANLKEIRGRITSVSSTMQITSAMKMVSAAKLKKAQDAITAMRPYADKLTELLQGLSATLEGDSGSVFAEQREVNKVLVVAITSNRGLCGAFNTNIIKGAVKLATEEYAGKEVNFITIGKKGNDILKKRFTVIENNNAVFDDLTFDNVAEIGQQLMNLYAEGTYDKIVLLYNHFKNAATQAVLAEDFLPIAPADFDESVSLDYIYEPSKAEIIETLIPKSLKTQLYKAIRDSFASEHGARMTAMHKATDNAGELKAELTLTYNKARQAAITAEILEIVGGAEALNN; encoded by the coding sequence ATGGCGAACTTAAAAGAAATACGCGGTAGAATAACTTCGGTTTCATCAACTATGCAGATTACAAGTGCTATGAAAATGGTATCTGCTGCAAAGTTGAAAAAAGCCCAGGATGCAATTACAGCAATGCGTCCGTATGCAGATAAGCTAACCGAATTGCTACAAGGCTTAAGTGCTACTTTAGAAGGCGATTCAGGAAGTGTTTTTGCTGAACAGCGTGAAGTTAATAAGGTGTTGGTAGTAGCAATTACATCTAACAGGGGGTTATGTGGTGCTTTCAATACAAATATTATTAAAGGTGCTGTTAAATTAGCTACTGAAGAGTATGCCGGAAAGGAAGTTAACTTTATTACGATAGGTAAAAAAGGAAACGATATCCTTAAAAAGCGTTTTACGGTTATTGAAAATAACAATGCTGTTTTTGATGATCTCACCTTCGATAATGTTGCGGAGATCGGGCAGCAGTTGATGAATTTATACGCCGAAGGAACCTATGATAAAATAGTGTTGTTGTACAATCATTTTAAAAATGCAGCCACACAAGCAGTGTTAGCTGAAGATTTCTTGCCAATTGCACCTGCTGATTTTGATGAAAGTGTATCGCTGGATTATATCTATGAGCCTAGTAAGGCCGAAATCATAGAGACATTGATTCCTAAATCACTTAAAACACAGCTTTATAAAGCAATACGCGATTCATTTGCTTCAGAGCATGGTGCCCGTATGACTGCGATGCATAAAGCAACTGATAATGCAGGAGAGTTGAAGGCTGAACTTACTTTAACATACAACAAGGCTCGTCAGGCAGCTATTACTGCAGAGATCCTTGAAATTGTTGGAGGTGCTGAAGCATTGAATAATTAA
- a CDS encoding tetratricopeptide repeat protein — protein MKHYLKIATLFAGIFFLQLTTAQEEVNADTTNEIVEDEFQEHFYEAMKQRGIENFDRAVTHLLKCKEIAPENLVIDFELGKNYTDLKQYERAVSYLEPIVNSNPDNIWYLEALLKVYERQRNAEKAIELAVKLAEKKPYFKQNLAFLYSQTGRYKEVLTLIDELEEMYGQSYLLDSLRGHLNSVLEQNDTSEDRQEEGGVEAPGDIDQAIIEMYGLIKVESYADLLSMATQTLENYPSHPEAYYCKGVALNGLKRHEEAVEYLEMGLNYIIDDMKLQNNIYKQLVLAYKALGNVKKENQYKSKLNG, from the coding sequence ATGAAGCATTATCTCAAAATAGCGACCCTGTTTGCAGGAATATTTTTTCTGCAGCTAACAACTGCTCAGGAAGAGGTAAATGCCGATACAACGAATGAAATTGTTGAAGACGAGTTTCAGGAACATTTTTATGAGGCCATGAAACAAAGGGGGATTGAAAATTTTGACAGGGCGGTAACCCATCTGTTAAAGTGTAAGGAGATAGCCCCTGAAAATTTGGTGATTGACTTTGAGTTAGGGAAAAACTATACGGACCTTAAGCAGTACGAAAGAGCGGTATCCTATCTGGAGCCGATTGTTAATAGCAATCCGGATAACATATGGTATCTTGAAGCTTTGCTAAAAGTGTACGAGCGACAGCGAAATGCAGAAAAAGCTATTGAACTTGCTGTTAAATTAGCAGAAAAAAAACCTTACTTTAAGCAAAACCTGGCCTTTTTATATTCTCAAACCGGAAGATACAAGGAGGTACTGACCTTGATTGATGAACTTGAGGAGATGTATGGACAGAGTTATCTTCTGGATAGTCTTAGAGGACATCTGAATTCGGTATTGGAACAAAATGACACATCTGAAGACAGGCAAGAAGAAGGGGGGGTGGAAGCTCCTGGAGATATAGATCAGGCCATTATTGAAATGTACGGATTAATAAAGGTGGAGAGTTATGCTGATTTATTATCGATGGCAACGCAGACATTAGAAAATTATCCTTCCCATCCTGAGGCTTATTATTGTAAGGGAGTTGCTTTAAATGGCTTAAAAAGGCATGAGGAAGCAGTTGAGTATTTAGAAATGGGATTGAATTATATCATCGACGACATGAAACTTCAAAACAATATATACAAACAATTGGTGTTAGCATATAAGGCACTGGGTAATGTGAAGAAGGAAAATCAATATAAGAGCAAGCTTAACGGATAA
- the dut gene encoding dUTP diphosphatase translates to MTIKIINKSQHALPEYETEASAGMDLRANLKEPVTLKPLERTIVKTGLFIELPVGYEAQVRPRSGLAAKKGITVLNAPGTVDADYRGEIGVILVNLSNEPFVIENGERVAQLVVAKHERAHWEEVEVLNETTRGAGGFGSTGIK, encoded by the coding sequence ATGACGATAAAGATTATTAACAAATCACAACACGCCTTACCGGAATACGAAACTGAGGCTTCAGCGGGAATGGACTTGAGGGCTAATCTTAAAGAGCCGGTTACATTGAAACCGTTAGAACGTACAATCGTAAAAACAGGTTTATTTATTGAATTGCCGGTAGGTTATGAAGCACAGGTTAGACCTCGAAGTGGCCTTGCAGCTAAAAAAGGAATTACCGTATTAAATGCCCCGGGAACTGTAGATGCTGACTATAGAGGGGAGATTGGAGTGATACTCGTAAACCTGTCTAACGAACCTTTTGTGATAGAGAATGGCGAGCGCGTGGCGCAATTGGTAGTCGCAAAGCATGAACGGGCACATTGGGAAGAAGTTGAAGTGCTGAATGAAACAACCAGGGGAGCAGGGGGCTTTGGAAGCACCGGAATTAAGTAA
- a CDS encoding sugar phosphate nucleotidyltransferase yields the protein MKIIVPMAGRGSRLRPHTLTVPKPLIPIAGKPIVQRLVEDIAQVLKQDLDEVAFIIHRSFGKEVEKDLLAIAGKLDAKGTIYYQDEPLGTGHAIMCAKDSLSGPCVIAYADTLFKADFNLDGSADSVIWVKQVENPEAYGVVSLDNNNIVGLVEKPQEFVSDLAVIGIYYFKDAGVLRNELQKVLDDNIIHGGEYQINDGIKAMMDKGMKFVPGKVDEWMDCGNKNVTVETNGKVLGFVHSDGEELIANSVSLQNASIIEPCYIGENVVLVNATVGPNVSLGDGCVVENSTIKNSLVQTNASIKNANLDNAMIGNHARFNGEFTDVSIGDYSVLE from the coding sequence ATGAAAATTATAGTACCCATGGCGGGAAGAGGTTCTCGTTTACGACCACATACCTTAACAGTACCGAAACCTTTAATTCCTATAGCAGGCAAGCCGATTGTGCAACGTCTGGTTGAAGATATCGCCCAGGTTTTAAAACAGGACTTAGACGAAGTTGCATTTATTATTCATCGAAGTTTTGGAAAGGAAGTGGAAAAAGATCTTTTGGCAATTGCAGGGAAGTTAGATGCCAAAGGTACTATTTACTATCAGGATGAACCATTGGGAACAGGACATGCCATCATGTGTGCCAAGGATTCATTGTCCGGGCCATGTGTAATTGCTTATGCAGACACTTTGTTCAAGGCTGATTTTAACCTCGACGGATCGGCAGACAGTGTTATTTGGGTGAAACAGGTAGAAAACCCTGAGGCCTATGGGGTTGTTAGTTTAGATAACAATAATATTGTAGGTTTGGTGGAAAAACCACAAGAGTTTGTTTCTGATCTGGCAGTTATAGGAATCTATTATTTTAAGGATGCAGGGGTTTTAAGGAATGAACTTCAAAAAGTACTGGATGATAATATTATTCATGGGGGCGAATACCAGATCAACGACGGTATTAAAGCCATGATGGATAAAGGCATGAAGTTTGTACCAGGTAAGGTAGACGAATGGATGGATTGCGGAAATAAAAACGTTACTGTCGAAACGAATGGAAAAGTTTTGGGATTTGTACATAGCGATGGCGAAGAGTTAATAGCCAATAGTGTAAGCTTGCAAAATGCAAGCATAATTGAGCCTTGTTATATTGGTGAAAATGTTGTTCTTGTTAATGCCACCGTAGGACCAAACGTATCCTTGGGAGATGGGTGTGTAGTTGAGAACTCAACTATAAAAAATAGCCTCGTTCAAACAAATGCAAGTATAAAAAATGCTAACTTAGATAATGCTATGATAGGGAATCATGCCAGGTTTAATGGAGAGTTTACCGATGTCAGTATAGGCGATTACTCTGTATTGGAATAA